The following proteins are co-located in the Silene latifolia isolate original U9 population chromosome 1, ASM4854445v1, whole genome shotgun sequence genome:
- the LOC141623716 gene encoding uncharacterized protein LOC141623716: MAEKSDASKTPANEFTDPLSPFYVHPTNLSTQQLSSNVFDGTGFGSWRRSMLIGLSVKNKIGFVDGTLPKPTSGATKIRQWERCNDMVISWILHSVSSEIANGLLYTETAKSIWDELKERFEQYNGAQLYQVQDQLNQASQGSDSSSAYFTKLKGIWEELRSIKPIPSCTCGAHATIMKHEEDQKVIKFLMGLNESYKIVRGNILMMKPIPSINGVYSLLIQEEKQREISSQSPLNVEASAMAARV; the protein is encoded by the coding sequence ATGGCTGAAAAAAGTGATGCATCCAAAACCCCAGCGAATGAATTCACAGACCCTCTTAGTCCTTTCTATGTTCACCCTACTAACCTTTCCACACAACAATTATCCTCCAATGTATTTGATGGTACTGGTTTTGGTTCCTGGAGGAGATCTATGCTTATTGGTTTGTCGGTTAAAAATAAGATTGGTTTTGTTGATGGTACGCTTCCCAAACCCACCAGTGGAGCCACTAAGATTCGACAATGGGAGAGATGTAACGACATGGTCATATCTTGGATATTACATTCAGTGTCTTCTGAAATTGCTAACGGACTCCTTTACACCGAAACTGCTAAATCCATATGGGATGAGTTAAAGGAAAGGTTTGAACAATACAATGGTGCCCAACTTTATCAAGTTCAGGATCAATTAAACCAAGCCAGTCAAGGTTCTGATTCTAGTTCTGCATATTTTACCAAACTCAAAGGGATATGGGAAGAACTTAGAAGCATCAAACCCATTCCCTCGTGCACTTGTGGCGCTCATGCAACAATAATGAAACATGAGGAAGACCAGAAAGTGATTAAGTTTCTTATGGGATTAAATGAGTCCTATAAAATAGTCCGGGGAAACATACTCATGATGAAACCCATTCCTTCCATTAATGGAGTATATTCTCTGCTGATCCAAGAAGAAAAACAGAGAGAAATCTCTTCTCAAAGTCCTCTTAATGTCGAAGCATCTGCTATGGCTGCTCGGGTCTAG